From one Larimichthys crocea isolate SSNF chromosome XVIII, L_crocea_2.0, whole genome shotgun sequence genomic stretch:
- the sona gene encoding serine/arginine repetitive matrix protein 2 isoform X2 — MECAVDIPSGEDEAPEKDDINAKEGNEPPHKKNKKHRKHKSKKKKKRRKGEKESSSESGAESDSEPPPPLRPVRTTRASARLAAAAGTGEHAGLKEEGKRDVITDRVDMEGDVKSKKHKRHAGKKKKKKRKKDEKQEKKSPSRSPSESSSASGSESEGEGGKGATDGKCSPAAASDLPEPVSKLVSKSKRGEEKGVPILTQKQELLGVKKEEILDMDVTPSGGKGGNTNGSEKDMRSPSACQDEITQTATVKVKTEGSHADVAFCHAQELPDIIPKQEGATPRDDPGLKDQANSVQRAKVKDCDSPRSRSPSPSRGVDIKKSESSHSLTPSPGRQQSDGQTAAAVMKERPRTPSRSTSKGKRSTTPLKSRQLSRSLSRSQSPKSRRKSPSPSSKLHKRTSCQSRSTSRSPTPKKKVSKPPKKLKSPKRRKSSLSVSPKRRRSSLSPKRKVSRSPKRGGRRSPSLSRSPRRGRRSESRPRGGTRRSRTRSPRRGGAVSRRSRSRSITRTRRSHSRSRRPVHRSSSRSLGRRAGGRRSRSRSLSRRRRSPPPRSRRSRSRSVRRNRRTRSRSVVVLKRNRRSRSRSARKRTKSRTPPSRRRSKSRSPARRRSRSPARRNRSPPRSGKRSKSRSLSRRHWSKSRSPLPSKRRSKSPRKSGRRSKSKSISEGLNRSKSSSRSESSDGRSESSSPARSTSSSPVKETKHSSPKAEQSSDEKTVGESGTISATIGAWKPVLPAAASSPPTESPSDKLQPLKLVPNAKEQMELTVSPNERDVSRSRSGSKEPGTSPERSECTGGSDEEEESPVKTLLRLLSSSASPGVQKKQLSKSRSPTDRRKLSRSTSSPRRSTSKSTSRKKQSRSKSPVRKRESVSPSERKKRRSKSRSPARRRRSRSAARRKRSRSKSRTRVRRSKSRSPTRKRRSRSPNARGRRRSKSTDRSKRSKSRSTGRRKRSRSGDRSRRSRSRSSDRRRRSRSRGRGRRPAFRSRSFDRRDRWKREPSHSPVLILRKQRRSGSRTRRSTSKTPPRLTELDKDQLLEIAKANAAAMCAKAGVPIPESLRPKAILQLPLPTPSPTPLSLPLPLPLPMGMGMPNMPNMPNMGPMGLPNIPGMPSMSNITMSAAMASMTAATMTAALTNMGALAAMPPLAPLPTITNKPPPCLAPPTPTLNLDHIEEAKRKVTQQANIHTIKELTEKCKMIANSKEEMAIAKPHVSDDES; from the exons ATGGAATGTGCAGTGGACATTCCCTCAG GTGAGGATGAGGCACCTGAGAAAGATGACATAAATGCTAAGGAAGGGAATGAGCCACcccacaagaaaaacaagaaacacaggaaacacaagagcaagaagaagaagaagaggaggaagggggagaaGGAGAGCAGCTCAGAATCTGGTGCCGAGTCGGATTCGGAGCCACCACCTCCATTGAGACCTGTCAGGACCACCAGAGCCAG tgCCAgactagcagcagcagcaggaactgGAGAGCATGCTGGGCTGAAGGAGGAGGGCAAAAGGGATGTAATTACAG ATCGTGTGGATATGGAGGGAGatgtaaaatctaaaaagcacaaaagacacgctggcaagaagaagaaaaagaagaggaagaaagatgaAAAGCAGGAGAAGAAATCCCCATCTCGCTCCCCATCTGAAAGCAGCTCAGCTTCAGGTTCTGAGTCTGAAGGTGAAGGCGGTAAAGGGGCTACTGATGGCAAATGCTCTCCAGCTGCAGCATCTGACCTGCCAGAACCAGTGTCCAAACTGGTGTCAAAAAGCAAACgaggggaggagaagggggtTCCCATCCTTACACAAAAACAGGAATTGCTTGGAGTGAAGAAAGAGGAGATATTAGATATGGATGTGACCCCATCTGGAGGCAAGGGTGGTAACACAAATGGTTCAGAAAAGGATATGAGGTCCCCCTCTGCATGCCAGGATGAGATAACACAGACAGCAACAGTAAAGGTTAAGACTGAAGGTAGTCATGCTGATGTTGCATTCTGCCATGCCCAGGAACTCCCTGACATCATCCCTAAACAGGAAGGTGCTACCCCCAGAGATGACCCAGGCCTGAAAGATCAGGCCAATTCAGTTCAGAGGGCAAAGGTTAAAGATTGTGATTCTCCCAGGTCTAGGTCTCCTTCCCCTTCCAGGGGTGTGGACATTAAGAAGTCTGAGTCAAGTCATAGCCTAACACCTAGTCCTGGTAGGCAGCAGTCTGATGGTCAAACAGCGGCAGCAGTAATGAAAGAGCGACCAAGAACCCCTTCTAGGTCAACCTCAAAGGGAAAACGTTCTACAACTCCTTTAAAGAGTCGCCAGCTGTCAcgctctctgtctcgctctcagTCCCCTAAATCTAGGAGGAAgtcaccctccccttcctcaAAGTTGCACAAGAGAACTAGCTGTCAGTCCCGGTCGACTTCACGCTCCCCTACCCCCAAGAAGAAGGTGTCAAAGCCTCCAAAGAAGCTCAAGTCTCCTAAACGTCGGAAGAGTTCATTGTCTGTTTCCCCAAAGCGACGCAGAAGTTCTCTCTCTCCGAAAAGAAAGGTATCACGATCCCCTAAACGTGGTGGGCGCAGATCCCCTTCTTTATCTCGGTCTCCAAGGAGAGGTCGTAGGTCAGAGTCACGGCCCCGTGGAGGGACAAGGCGCTCTAGGACCCGCTCACCAAGGCGAGGTGGTGCAGTTAGTAGGCGTTCACGGTCCCGTTCTATCACTAGAACCCGTCGCTCTCACTCTAGATCAAGACGTCCTGTTCATCGCTCCAGTTCACGGTCACTGGGAAGGCGTGCAGGAGGCAGACGCTCCAGGAGTCGGTCCTTGTCTCGGCGAAGGAGATCACCACCCCCAAGATCCCGCCGCTCACGCTCCCGGTCAGTCCGCAGGAACAGGCGGACTCGTTCACGTTCCGTTGTAGTCCTTAAGCGCAACCGTCGCTCCAGATCTAGGAGTGCCCGTAAACGGACCAAATCCAGGACCCCTCCGTCCCGACGTAGGTCTAAATCCCGGTCACCAGCCAGAAGGCGCTCACGATCCCCTGCCAGGAGAAATCGTTCTCCACCAAGGTCTGGGAAACGCTCCAAGTCCCGTTCATTGTCTCGAAGGCATTGGTCAAAGTCACGCTCACCACTACCTAGCAAACGCAGATCCAAATCTCCTAGGAAGAGTGGAAGAAGGTCAAAGTCTAAATCCATCTCTGAAGGCTTGAACAGATCCAAGTCTAGTTCCAGGTCCGAGTCAAGTGATGGGCGGTCTGAGAGCTCCTCCCCAGCCAGGTCCACATCCTCCTCCCCTGTTAAAGAGACGAAGCACTCCTCTCCTAAGGCAGAGCAGTCATCTGATGAGAAGACAGTTGGAGAAAGTGGAACTATTTCAGCTACAATAG GTGCGTGGAAGCCCGTTCTCCCAGCAGCTGCCTCTAGCCCCCCCACTGAAAGCCCCTCAGATAAGTTGCAGCCCCTGAAGCTTGTTCCCAATGCCAAGGAACAAATGGAGTTAACCGTCTCACCCAATGAACGAGATGTTTCCAGGTCCAGGTCAGGTTCCAAAGAGCCCGGCACTAGTCCCGAAAGGTCAGAGTGTACAGGAGGCtcagatgaagaagaggaatcTCCCGTTAAAACTCTCCTCAGGCTCCTCAGCTCCTCAGCATCTCCGGGAGTGCAGAAGAAGCAGCTGTCAAAGTCACGCTCACCTACAGATCGTAGAAAGCTTTCGCGCTCAACCTCGTCACCTCGACGATCTACATCCAAGTCTACATCCAGAAAGAAGCAGTCCAG GTCCAAGTCTCCAGTGAGGAAAAGAGAATCGGTGTCTCCTTCAGAAAGGAAAAAGCGACGCTCTAAATCCCGGAGTCCTGCCAGACGGCGGAGGTCACGCTCGGCTGCACGGCGCAAGCGATCACGATCCAAGTCACGGACCAGGGTTCGCCGGTCCAAGTCCCGCTCTCCAACCCGCAAGAGGAGATCCCGTTCACCAAACGCCCGTGGGAGGAGGAGGTCCAAGTCCACAGATAGAAGCAAGCGATCCAAGAGCCGGTCCACAGGCCGAAGGAAAAGGTCCAGGTCAGGAGACCGAAGCAGGCGATCAAGGTCTCGTTCTTCTGATCGCAGACGCAGGTCTAGGTCAAGGGGTCGAGGGAGGCGCCCGGCATTTCGCAGTCGTTCGTTTGATAGACGGGACAGATGGAAAAGGGAACCTAGCCACTCTCCAGTTCTCATTCTCCGCAAACAGCGGCGCTCAGGGTCCCGGACACGTCGCAGCACTAGCAAGACTCCTCCACGGCTTACTGAACTAG ATAAGGACCAGTTACTGGAGATAGCCAAAGCTAATGCTGCTGCCATGTGTGCTAAAGCGGGGGTGCCTATTCCTGAAAGTCTTCGGCCAAAAGCCATCCTCCAGCTCCCTCTACCCACTCCATCTCCTACCCCCCTCTCCTTACCTCTACCTTTACCTCTCCCCATGGGCATGGGAATGCCCAATATGCCCAATATGCCCAACATGGGTCCAATGGGGTTACCCAATATTCCAGGGATGCCCAGCATGTCAAACATCACCATGAGTGCTGCTATGGCAAGTATGACAGCAGCTACTATGACAGCTGCTCTGACCAACATGGGTGCCCTGGCGGCCATGCCTCCCCTTGCCCCGCTTCCTACCATCACTAACAAGCCTCCCCCGTGCCTCGCGCCCCCAACGCCAACCCTCAACTTGGACCACATAGAGGAAGCAAAGCGGAAGGTCACTCAGCAAGCGAACATACATACCATCAAAGAGCTTACAGAG aAGTGTAAGATGATCGCAAATAGCAAGGAGGAGATGGCCATTGCTAAACCCCATGTCTCAGATGATGAAAGCTAA
- the sona gene encoding serine/arginine repetitive matrix protein 2 isoform X1, with translation MECAVDIPSAGEDEAPEKDDINAKEGNEPPHKKNKKHRKHKSKKKKKRRKGEKESSSESGAESDSEPPPPLRPVRTTRASARLAAAAGTGEHAGLKEEGKRDVITDRVDMEGDVKSKKHKRHAGKKKKKKRKKDEKQEKKSPSRSPSESSSASGSESEGEGGKGATDGKCSPAAASDLPEPVSKLVSKSKRGEEKGVPILTQKQELLGVKKEEILDMDVTPSGGKGGNTNGSEKDMRSPSACQDEITQTATVKVKTEGSHADVAFCHAQELPDIIPKQEGATPRDDPGLKDQANSVQRAKVKDCDSPRSRSPSPSRGVDIKKSESSHSLTPSPGRQQSDGQTAAAVMKERPRTPSRSTSKGKRSTTPLKSRQLSRSLSRSQSPKSRRKSPSPSSKLHKRTSCQSRSTSRSPTPKKKVSKPPKKLKSPKRRKSSLSVSPKRRRSSLSPKRKVSRSPKRGGRRSPSLSRSPRRGRRSESRPRGGTRRSRTRSPRRGGAVSRRSRSRSITRTRRSHSRSRRPVHRSSSRSLGRRAGGRRSRSRSLSRRRRSPPPRSRRSRSRSVRRNRRTRSRSVVVLKRNRRSRSRSARKRTKSRTPPSRRRSKSRSPARRRSRSPARRNRSPPRSGKRSKSRSLSRRHWSKSRSPLPSKRRSKSPRKSGRRSKSKSISEGLNRSKSSSRSESSDGRSESSSPARSTSSSPVKETKHSSPKAEQSSDEKTVGESGTISATIGAWKPVLPAAASSPPTESPSDKLQPLKLVPNAKEQMELTVSPNERDVSRSRSGSKEPGTSPERSECTGGSDEEEESPVKTLLRLLSSSASPGVQKKQLSKSRSPTDRRKLSRSTSSPRRSTSKSTSRKKQSRSKSPVRKRESVSPSERKKRRSKSRSPARRRRSRSAARRKRSRSKSRTRVRRSKSRSPTRKRRSRSPNARGRRRSKSTDRSKRSKSRSTGRRKRSRSGDRSRRSRSRSSDRRRRSRSRGRGRRPAFRSRSFDRRDRWKREPSHSPVLILRKQRRSGSRTRRSTSKTPPRLTELDKDQLLEIAKANAAAMCAKAGVPIPESLRPKAILQLPLPTPSPTPLSLPLPLPLPMGMGMPNMPNMPNMGPMGLPNIPGMPSMSNITMSAAMASMTAATMTAALTNMGALAAMPPLAPLPTITNKPPPCLAPPTPTLNLDHIEEAKRKVTQQANIHTIKELTEKCKMIANSKEEMAIAKPHVSDDES, from the exons ATGGAATGTGCAGTGGACATTCCCTCAG CAGGTGAGGATGAGGCACCTGAGAAAGATGACATAAATGCTAAGGAAGGGAATGAGCCACcccacaagaaaaacaagaaacacaggaaacacaagagcaagaagaagaagaagaggaggaagggggagaaGGAGAGCAGCTCAGAATCTGGTGCCGAGTCGGATTCGGAGCCACCACCTCCATTGAGACCTGTCAGGACCACCAGAGCCAG tgCCAgactagcagcagcagcaggaactgGAGAGCATGCTGGGCTGAAGGAGGAGGGCAAAAGGGATGTAATTACAG ATCGTGTGGATATGGAGGGAGatgtaaaatctaaaaagcacaaaagacacgctggcaagaagaagaaaaagaagaggaagaaagatgaAAAGCAGGAGAAGAAATCCCCATCTCGCTCCCCATCTGAAAGCAGCTCAGCTTCAGGTTCTGAGTCTGAAGGTGAAGGCGGTAAAGGGGCTACTGATGGCAAATGCTCTCCAGCTGCAGCATCTGACCTGCCAGAACCAGTGTCCAAACTGGTGTCAAAAAGCAAACgaggggaggagaagggggtTCCCATCCTTACACAAAAACAGGAATTGCTTGGAGTGAAGAAAGAGGAGATATTAGATATGGATGTGACCCCATCTGGAGGCAAGGGTGGTAACACAAATGGTTCAGAAAAGGATATGAGGTCCCCCTCTGCATGCCAGGATGAGATAACACAGACAGCAACAGTAAAGGTTAAGACTGAAGGTAGTCATGCTGATGTTGCATTCTGCCATGCCCAGGAACTCCCTGACATCATCCCTAAACAGGAAGGTGCTACCCCCAGAGATGACCCAGGCCTGAAAGATCAGGCCAATTCAGTTCAGAGGGCAAAGGTTAAAGATTGTGATTCTCCCAGGTCTAGGTCTCCTTCCCCTTCCAGGGGTGTGGACATTAAGAAGTCTGAGTCAAGTCATAGCCTAACACCTAGTCCTGGTAGGCAGCAGTCTGATGGTCAAACAGCGGCAGCAGTAATGAAAGAGCGACCAAGAACCCCTTCTAGGTCAACCTCAAAGGGAAAACGTTCTACAACTCCTTTAAAGAGTCGCCAGCTGTCAcgctctctgtctcgctctcagTCCCCTAAATCTAGGAGGAAgtcaccctccccttcctcaAAGTTGCACAAGAGAACTAGCTGTCAGTCCCGGTCGACTTCACGCTCCCCTACCCCCAAGAAGAAGGTGTCAAAGCCTCCAAAGAAGCTCAAGTCTCCTAAACGTCGGAAGAGTTCATTGTCTGTTTCCCCAAAGCGACGCAGAAGTTCTCTCTCTCCGAAAAGAAAGGTATCACGATCCCCTAAACGTGGTGGGCGCAGATCCCCTTCTTTATCTCGGTCTCCAAGGAGAGGTCGTAGGTCAGAGTCACGGCCCCGTGGAGGGACAAGGCGCTCTAGGACCCGCTCACCAAGGCGAGGTGGTGCAGTTAGTAGGCGTTCACGGTCCCGTTCTATCACTAGAACCCGTCGCTCTCACTCTAGATCAAGACGTCCTGTTCATCGCTCCAGTTCACGGTCACTGGGAAGGCGTGCAGGAGGCAGACGCTCCAGGAGTCGGTCCTTGTCTCGGCGAAGGAGATCACCACCCCCAAGATCCCGCCGCTCACGCTCCCGGTCAGTCCGCAGGAACAGGCGGACTCGTTCACGTTCCGTTGTAGTCCTTAAGCGCAACCGTCGCTCCAGATCTAGGAGTGCCCGTAAACGGACCAAATCCAGGACCCCTCCGTCCCGACGTAGGTCTAAATCCCGGTCACCAGCCAGAAGGCGCTCACGATCCCCTGCCAGGAGAAATCGTTCTCCACCAAGGTCTGGGAAACGCTCCAAGTCCCGTTCATTGTCTCGAAGGCATTGGTCAAAGTCACGCTCACCACTACCTAGCAAACGCAGATCCAAATCTCCTAGGAAGAGTGGAAGAAGGTCAAAGTCTAAATCCATCTCTGAAGGCTTGAACAGATCCAAGTCTAGTTCCAGGTCCGAGTCAAGTGATGGGCGGTCTGAGAGCTCCTCCCCAGCCAGGTCCACATCCTCCTCCCCTGTTAAAGAGACGAAGCACTCCTCTCCTAAGGCAGAGCAGTCATCTGATGAGAAGACAGTTGGAGAAAGTGGAACTATTTCAGCTACAATAG GTGCGTGGAAGCCCGTTCTCCCAGCAGCTGCCTCTAGCCCCCCCACTGAAAGCCCCTCAGATAAGTTGCAGCCCCTGAAGCTTGTTCCCAATGCCAAGGAACAAATGGAGTTAACCGTCTCACCCAATGAACGAGATGTTTCCAGGTCCAGGTCAGGTTCCAAAGAGCCCGGCACTAGTCCCGAAAGGTCAGAGTGTACAGGAGGCtcagatgaagaagaggaatcTCCCGTTAAAACTCTCCTCAGGCTCCTCAGCTCCTCAGCATCTCCGGGAGTGCAGAAGAAGCAGCTGTCAAAGTCACGCTCACCTACAGATCGTAGAAAGCTTTCGCGCTCAACCTCGTCACCTCGACGATCTACATCCAAGTCTACATCCAGAAAGAAGCAGTCCAG GTCCAAGTCTCCAGTGAGGAAAAGAGAATCGGTGTCTCCTTCAGAAAGGAAAAAGCGACGCTCTAAATCCCGGAGTCCTGCCAGACGGCGGAGGTCACGCTCGGCTGCACGGCGCAAGCGATCACGATCCAAGTCACGGACCAGGGTTCGCCGGTCCAAGTCCCGCTCTCCAACCCGCAAGAGGAGATCCCGTTCACCAAACGCCCGTGGGAGGAGGAGGTCCAAGTCCACAGATAGAAGCAAGCGATCCAAGAGCCGGTCCACAGGCCGAAGGAAAAGGTCCAGGTCAGGAGACCGAAGCAGGCGATCAAGGTCTCGTTCTTCTGATCGCAGACGCAGGTCTAGGTCAAGGGGTCGAGGGAGGCGCCCGGCATTTCGCAGTCGTTCGTTTGATAGACGGGACAGATGGAAAAGGGAACCTAGCCACTCTCCAGTTCTCATTCTCCGCAAACAGCGGCGCTCAGGGTCCCGGACACGTCGCAGCACTAGCAAGACTCCTCCACGGCTTACTGAACTAG ATAAGGACCAGTTACTGGAGATAGCCAAAGCTAATGCTGCTGCCATGTGTGCTAAAGCGGGGGTGCCTATTCCTGAAAGTCTTCGGCCAAAAGCCATCCTCCAGCTCCCTCTACCCACTCCATCTCCTACCCCCCTCTCCTTACCTCTACCTTTACCTCTCCCCATGGGCATGGGAATGCCCAATATGCCCAATATGCCCAACATGGGTCCAATGGGGTTACCCAATATTCCAGGGATGCCCAGCATGTCAAACATCACCATGAGTGCTGCTATGGCAAGTATGACAGCAGCTACTATGACAGCTGCTCTGACCAACATGGGTGCCCTGGCGGCCATGCCTCCCCTTGCCCCGCTTCCTACCATCACTAACAAGCCTCCCCCGTGCCTCGCGCCCCCAACGCCAACCCTCAACTTGGACCACATAGAGGAAGCAAAGCGGAAGGTCACTCAGCAAGCGAACATACATACCATCAAAGAGCTTACAGAG aAGTGTAAGATGATCGCAAATAGCAAGGAGGAGATGGCCATTGCTAAACCCCATGTCTCAGATGATGAAAGCTAA
- the ercc1 gene encoding DNA excision repair protein ERCC-1, producing the protein MKDMKKRFNINLDDSAFTKERIPPKPQFQSSSTGGQNTSAKPASEPVDQPLSYADFIIQSKNNVREGPSKPLRAEAAAATNLKQSESASVSSATGGCETAQDCSKGVKKNEDTLVQKEGNGQSISLGPKQMGSGSSIIVSPRQRGNPILKFVRSVPWEFGDVAPDYVLGQTTCALFLSLRYHNLNPNYIHDRLKLLGQTFTLRVLLTQVDVKDPHHALKELARICIMADCTLILAWSPEEAGRYLETYKSYEKKPADVLKEQVEKDYLSKVTDCLTTVKSINKTDAITLLSTFSSVEGIINASKEDLVLCPGLGPQKARRLHDVLHKPFLKSKTKDS; encoded by the exons ATGAAAGACATGAAGAAGAGGTTTAACATCAACTTGGACGACTCTGCTTTCACCAAAGAAAGAATACCG CCAAAGCCGCAGTTTCAGTCTTCATCCACAGGAGGACAAAACACCTCAGCAAAGCCCGCTTCAGAGCCCGTGGACCAGCCGCTGTCCTATGCAGACTTTATCATCCAGAGTAAAAATAATGTGAGGGAGGGTCCCTCCAAGCCGCTCAgggctgaagctgctgcagccacCAACCTGAAGCAAAGTGAATCAGCTTCAGTGTCGTCTGCCACAGGAGGATGTGAAACAGCTCAGGACTGTAGCAAAGGGGTGAAGAAGAATGAGGACACACTGGTTCAAAAAGAGGGGAATGGTCAAAGCATCAGCCTGGGTCCAAAACAAATGGGGTCTGGGAGCAGCATTATTGTCAGTCCTCGTCAG agaGGAAATCCCATTCTGAAGTTTGTGAGGAGTGTCCCGTGGGAGTTTGGAGATGTTGCACCAGACTATGTTTTAGGCCAGACAACTTGTGCGCTCTTCCTCAG TCTGAGGTATCACAATCTCAATCCGAACTATATTCATGATCGTCTCAAGCTGCTTGGACAGACTTTCACCCTGCGTGTGTTACTGACACAAGTAGATGTG AAAGATCCTCATCATGCACTGAAGGAGCTTGCTCGCATCTGCATCATGGCAGACTGCACTCTCATCCTGGCGTGGAG TCCAGAGGAGGCAGGACGTTACCTGGAAACATATAAGTCATATGAAAAGAAACCAGCAGACGTGCTGAAGGAGCAAGTCGAAAAAGACTATCTGTCAAAG GTTACAGATTGCCTGACCACTGTGAAGTCTATAAACAAGACCGATGCCATTACTTTACTGTCCACTTTCTCA tctgtaGAAGGAATCATTAATGCCTCTAAGGAAGACTTGGTTCTCTGTCCAGGCCTTGGACCACAAAAA GCAAGGCGACTACATGATGTGCTCCATAAGCCCTTCCTCAAATCTAAGACAAAAGACAGTTGA